A stretch of Metabacillus sp. FJAT-52054 DNA encodes these proteins:
- a CDS encoding DEAD/DEAH box helicase: protein MSTNSFKDFALNEDILRALDSLGYKSPTNVQASVIPPALEGKDIAVKSRTGSGKTAAFAIPLCELVDWEENKPQALILTPTRELAAQVKEDITNIGRFKRIKATAVYGKSPFDRQKSELKQKSHMVVGTPGRVLDHIQKGTLQLDQLKYFVIDEADEMLNMGFIEQVEAIIQELPENRTTMLFSATLPKDVESLCHRYMKNPLDIEIASPEQAASQIQHSLYIVSEENKFRLLRDVTVTENPDSCMIFCRTKDQVDELFELLDRLGYTVDKIHGGMVQEDRFAVMNEFKRGEFRYLVATDVAARGIDIENITHVINYDLPLEKESYVHRAGRTGRAGRSGKAITFATPFEDRFLADIQEYIGFEIQQLDPPEREQVKEAQHAFDEKMEEEPELKKDKSEELNKGIMKLYFNGGKKKKIRAVDFVGTIAKLEGVTAADIGIITIQENVSYVEILNGKGPLVLKLMKNTTIKGKQLKVHVANK, encoded by the coding sequence TTGAGTACAAACAGCTTCAAAGATTTTGCATTAAACGAGGATATTTTACGAGCTTTGGACAGCCTTGGATATAAATCGCCGACAAACGTTCAGGCGAGTGTCATTCCGCCAGCGCTTGAAGGGAAAGATATAGCCGTTAAATCCCGGACAGGAAGCGGAAAGACAGCAGCCTTTGCGATTCCGCTTTGTGAATTAGTCGATTGGGAAGAAAATAAACCGCAGGCACTCATATTGACTCCAACACGGGAACTTGCGGCACAGGTTAAAGAAGACATCACAAACATCGGCCGCTTTAAACGGATTAAAGCAACAGCGGTTTACGGCAAATCGCCATTTGACCGCCAAAAATCAGAACTGAAGCAAAAAAGCCATATGGTTGTGGGCACACCGGGAAGGGTGCTTGACCATATTCAAAAAGGCACGCTTCAGCTGGATCAGCTCAAGTATTTTGTCATTGATGAGGCGGATGAAATGCTGAATATGGGCTTCATTGAACAGGTCGAAGCCATCATTCAGGAATTGCCGGAAAACCGTACGACGATGCTTTTTTCTGCTACTCTTCCAAAGGACGTGGAAAGTCTTTGCCACCGCTATATGAAGAATCCGCTTGATATCGAAATTGCGTCGCCAGAACAGGCAGCAAGCCAAATCCAGCATTCTCTTTATATTGTGAGCGAAGAGAATAAATTCCGTCTGCTAAGAGACGTAACGGTAACGGAAAATCCGGACAGCTGTATGATCTTCTGCCGGACGAAGGATCAAGTGGATGAGCTTTTCGAACTTCTCGACAGACTTGGCTACACAGTGGATAAAATCCATGGCGGGATGGTTCAGGAGGATCGCTTTGCGGTAATGAACGAGTTTAAAAGAGGCGAATTCCGATATCTCGTTGCGACTGATGTAGCAGCAAGGGGAATTGATATTGAAAACATCACGCATGTGATCAATTATGATTTGCCGCTTGAAAAGGAGAGCTATGTTCATCGTGCAGGCCGGACAGGCCGTGCCGGACGTTCCGGAAAAGCGATCACATTTGCAACACCATTTGAAGACCGGTTCCTTGCAGACATCCAGGAATACATCGGATTTGAGATCCAGCAGCTCGATCCTCCTGAAAGAGAACAGGTCAAAGAAGCTCAGCATGCATTTGACGAGAAAATGGAAGAAGAACCAGAGCTGAAAAAAGATAAAAGCGAGGAACTGAACAAGGGCATCATGAAGCTCTACTTTAACGGCGGGAAGAAAAAGAAAATCCGAGCCGTCGACTTCGTCGGAACGATCGCCAAGCTTGAAGGCGTAACAGCAGCTGACATTGGCATCATTACGATTCAGGAAAATGTTTCTTACGTGGAAATTCTAAACGGAAAAGGCCCGCTCGTCCTGAAGTTGATGAAAAATACTACGATTAAAGGGAAACAGCTTAAGGTTCATGTAGCAAATAAATAA
- a CDS encoding DUF3900 domain-containing protein: MDFTMRFLSFYVIQAEDQDSKRFKHYQTLDQEEFEASALKDFLDGELKRIVKRKAEKHPPSEQVPTKIGYFAVEPGYDLDSNPNYNMLHRIRFAETKEAFDEGSEQLVRTYLDTSAVRGGAFLVASAVPRKYFDDSFVFIMKCDFEPKVASIADEKALIQKVEMAITTKNMKSIQYPYMPEEGMTEESELKIHQASHARYFEDFLKYVEYGESMPEIMKTQVMTMVQEHVLETYEENSQERQQFEHDMEIWEASEKREIQERLDTHQVIEAAAQIVEHTPEAQLKMKLGETEVKGMLAEFGDSIHLAKINGRYVLLVEAETISFEKGFSPIEFHKPEGLHEVIERIAGKE; this comes from the coding sequence ATGGATTTTACCATGAGGTTTTTATCCTTTTACGTGATACAGGCAGAGGATCAGGATTCAAAGCGGTTCAAGCACTATCAAACACTTGATCAGGAGGAGTTTGAAGCGAGTGCTTTGAAGGATTTTCTTGATGGCGAGCTGAAAAGAATCGTAAAGAGGAAGGCAGAAAAGCATCCGCCATCCGAGCAGGTGCCGACTAAGATCGGCTATTTTGCTGTGGAGCCGGGCTACGATCTCGATTCTAATCCGAACTACAATATGCTTCACCGGATTCGTTTCGCTGAAACAAAAGAGGCTTTTGATGAGGGAAGCGAGCAGCTCGTCCGCACCTATTTGGATACGAGCGCGGTCCGCGGAGGGGCGTTTTTAGTTGCCTCAGCCGTACCGAGAAAATACTTTGATGACTCCTTTGTTTTCATTATGAAATGCGATTTCGAACCAAAAGTCGCCTCCATTGCAGATGAAAAAGCATTAATTCAAAAGGTCGAGATGGCCATCACAACAAAAAACATGAAGTCCATCCAATACCCATACATGCCCGAAGAAGGAATGACAGAGGAATCTGAGCTGAAAATCCATCAGGCATCGCACGCACGGTACTTTGAAGACTTTTTGAAATATGTAGAGTACGGCGAATCCATGCCGGAAATTATGAAAACCCAAGTCATGACGATGGTACAGGAGCACGTCCTGGAAACATACGAAGAAAACAGCCAGGAACGGCAGCAGTTTGAACATGATATGGAGATCTGGGAAGCCAGTGAAAAACGGGAAATTCAGGAGCGGCTCGATACCCATCAGGTAATCGAAGCGGCCGCGCAAATTGTCGAGCATACACCGGAAGCACAGCTGAAGATGAAGCTCGGGGAAACCGAGGTGAAAGGAATGCTTGCTGAATTTGGGGACTCGATTCATCTAGCGAAAATAAATGGGCGGTACGTTTTGTTAGTTGAAGCAGAAACGATATCGTTTGAAAAGGGATTTTCCCCGATCGAGTTTCATAAGCCTGAGGGGCTGCATGAGGTGATTGAGCGAATTGCGGGGAAAGAATAA
- a CDS encoding RQC-minor-2 family DNA-binding protein: MSLQLHAQYFDPYPSLAVLPLGKKNKEVRSAGHKTERALLNRIQECLDELSLSIDERERIQSFLQLEKGAFFPVFSNRQEQIHPHLMKPESFLWNDFSAGHGIPQITEAFYTKDFTEMTKTALSAHIQMVVRDYLFCAAISLKSKSEWENIIEQSYELHPFVQLARAKREVVQAVEKMNRSSLLSLLTPPEDVAFWRHRVEIVMRPYRELPEQCGHEKQLSFDSLNEVITQTCDECKTKRMFHVKHSKVELEEEPDMEKAVKRISTIERQFNEIALKNETILNDLGNVAQWKKELASLPEILQMKKELTRYPVQPDIVKEPFLGFAEELSQADIPAERASSELIWLAGFRLPAISMLKEIRKQTVDEAKAKLEALHQGLKEAMETEPFQPEDVCIQVKNQSLSFEQVFAILNELDGTLKDKPLHLIAQLLKGRTSYQIRAQELDQTPLYGSLGRWEEKDIQKGFKKLEKEGWIEKRMKGYEALK, from the coding sequence ATGAGTCTTCAATTGCACGCCCAATATTTTGATCCGTACCCATCCCTTGCTGTGCTTCCGCTCGGCAAGAAAAATAAAGAAGTCCGGTCTGCCGGTCATAAGACGGAGCGGGCTTTGCTCAATCGTATTCAGGAATGCCTGGACGAGCTTAGCCTTTCAATAGACGAAAGGGAAAGGATCCAGAGCTTTCTCCAGCTTGAAAAGGGAGCATTCTTTCCGGTTTTTTCAAACAGGCAGGAGCAAATTCATCCGCATCTCATGAAACCGGAATCTTTTTTGTGGAATGATTTTTCAGCGGGACACGGCATTCCTCAGATAACGGAAGCTTTTTATACAAAGGATTTTACGGAGATGACCAAAACGGCCCTTTCTGCACACATTCAGATGGTCGTGAGAGATTATCTGTTTTGCGCTGCAATTTCATTAAAAAGCAAGAGTGAGTGGGAGAACATCATTGAACAGAGCTATGAGCTCCATCCATTTGTCCAGCTTGCGAGAGCAAAACGGGAGGTGGTTCAAGCGGTGGAAAAGATGAACCGTTCCTCCCTGCTTTCTCTCCTGACACCACCCGAAGATGTGGCATTTTGGAGACACCGTGTAGAAATTGTTATGAGACCTTACCGGGAACTTCCAGAGCAATGTGGCCACGAAAAGCAGCTGTCATTTGATTCGCTGAACGAAGTTATCACTCAAACATGTGATGAGTGCAAAACAAAGCGGATGTTTCATGTGAAACATTCCAAAGTGGAGCTTGAAGAAGAGCCGGATATGGAAAAAGCGGTAAAGCGAATTTCAACAATTGAGAGGCAGTTTAACGAAATTGCTTTAAAGAATGAAACCATTCTAAATGATTTAGGAAATGTAGCTCAATGGAAAAAGGAGCTTGCCAGTTTGCCTGAAATCCTGCAAATGAAAAAGGAGCTGACCCGCTATCCCGTTCAGCCGGACATTGTGAAGGAACCGTTTCTGGGCTTTGCGGAGGAGCTTTCTCAAGCAGACATTCCAGCTGAAAGAGCATCTTCCGAGTTGATCTGGCTAGCGGGCTTTAGGCTTCCAGCCATATCCATGCTTAAAGAGATTCGCAAGCAAACAGTGGATGAGGCAAAAGCAAAACTTGAAGCTCTGCACCAGGGATTAAAAGAAGCAATGGAAACCGAGCCTTTTCAGCCTGAAGATGTATGTATACAAGTTAAAAACCAGTCCCTATCCTTTGAACAGGTTTTTGCCATTCTGAATGAATTAGACGGTACACTGAAGGATAAACCGCTCCACTTAATCGCCCAGCTTCTCAAAGGCAGGACCTCCTATCAAATCAGAGCACAGGAGCTCGATCAAACACCGTTATACGGCAGTCTTGGAAGATGGGAAGAGAAAGATATCCAGAAGGGCTTTAAGAAGCTTGAGAAGGAAGGCTGGATTGAGAAACGCATGAAGGGGTATGAGGCTCTGAAATAA
- a CDS encoding DUF3999 family protein, which translates to MFRLNKPMILLAAALFISSSPPSVKAESNLINWKFAKNIEIQKEGNYQSLFLDEEVYSGAREDLGDVRIINEKGQTVPYYLKNGYGSSSEQETVYSSEALPGREENGNTLYDFKIIQEEKNTDILGETLKADLPDQPFLKKVEVLGSYDGLKWEPVKEDTLYNTGEVKNDTIDLGMAMKFSYYRIKVIGNTEKIVLPGLSLIHSETTESFKEFSEKKTPEFTAVEKGKQTIVTIENKQRLKTAKVSLKAEGNFRRTVEIEDGSGSPISLSGEAELYSANFKNTRIQNTGLTFQVPSAAEKIVIKISNEDNAPLGIKEITQEYAIDQIVFEKSSGGTYQLLYGNEEAEIPQYDIEEFQRFIEKETVSEAVLGSALQRPKAAEPKEKKVYWFQTEWVFNIIIGLTSILLIVFILQKMTNVKK; encoded by the coding sequence ATGTTTCGGCTGAATAAACCAATGATTCTTTTGGCTGCTGCTCTTTTTATAAGCAGCAGCCCTCCATCCGTCAAAGCAGAATCGAATTTAATAAATTGGAAGTTTGCGAAAAACATAGAAATTCAGAAGGAAGGCAACTACCAGTCCTTGTTTTTGGATGAGGAGGTGTATTCCGGAGCACGTGAGGACTTAGGGGATGTGCGCATCATAAATGAGAAAGGACAGACCGTTCCGTACTATTTGAAGAACGGCTACGGAAGCTCATCCGAACAGGAAACCGTCTATTCGTCGGAGGCCCTTCCCGGAAGAGAGGAAAACGGAAATACACTCTATGATTTCAAAATCATTCAAGAAGAAAAAAACACAGATATTCTAGGGGAGACCTTGAAGGCAGATCTCCCTGACCAGCCTTTTCTAAAGAAAGTAGAAGTGCTGGGTAGCTACGATGGTCTTAAGTGGGAGCCCGTAAAGGAGGACACCCTCTACAATACAGGCGAAGTGAAAAACGATACGATAGACCTTGGAATGGCAATGAAGTTCAGCTATTATCGGATCAAAGTAATCGGCAACACCGAAAAAATCGTTTTGCCGGGCTTATCGCTTATTCACAGCGAAACAACAGAAAGCTTCAAGGAATTTTCCGAAAAGAAAACACCGGAATTTACGGCTGTTGAAAAGGGAAAGCAAACCATCGTCACGATTGAAAACAAGCAAAGACTCAAAACCGCCAAGGTGTCGCTGAAAGCAGAGGGGAACTTCCGCCGGACAGTGGAAATAGAGGATGGCTCTGGCAGTCCGATCTCTTTAAGCGGAGAAGCAGAACTCTATAGTGCCAATTTCAAAAATACCCGCATTCAGAATACCGGCCTGACCTTTCAAGTACCTTCCGCTGCTGAGAAAATCGTCATAAAAATCAGCAATGAAGATAACGCACCGCTTGGCATTAAGGAAATCACCCAGGAATATGCTATTGACCAAATCGTATTCGAAAAAAGCAGCGGGGGTACGTACCAGCTTCTGTACGGCAACGAGGAGGCAGAAATTCCCCAATACGATATCGAAGAATTTCAACGCTTTATTGAAAAAGAAACCGTCAGCGAAGCGGTGCTCGGCTCTGCACTCCAACGTCCTAAAGCGGCAGAGCCAAAGGAAAAAAAGGTTTACTGGTTTCAAACAGAATGGGTATTCAACATCATCATCGGTCTCACTTCAATCCTGCTGATCGTTTTTATTTTGCAGAAGATGACAAATGTGAAAAAGTAG
- a CDS encoding DUF2339 domain-containing protein yields MDELKGRLRQAKEAQAQLANEFNEIVREYEAQDFIQENERLHHDNKAYEKQVHELKKKNREVTDENSKLRVALQEQMLDEKLSILKISREKLHTYFGKGTNSRENRLQELEQQVKRNIDQLKLQASKNLGEDQHEILSELQQFSMKVEERIRQHKELLNQKEKEAAQGIAAQYEKLAAEELTEDMMQKRMKQNQVEMKIGLSWINRIGILLIILGVGAAFRYTYATWFNDYFKGATFFLLGGLMLAGGEWLYRKQQKTFALGLIGGGIAVLYGSIFFSYFLLDIIGTTVALLLSVLVTVSAVLLSLRYHSRTVCTFGLIGGYIPLYSFIIAFGMEGNAVYAAMGYVLLLNLFILWISFQRQWNIVHYISFLLNMPTMILLIILSGNPLADLGYSVFTFLLYLGVTLSFPFKHKLSLKILDVILLGFNTFISCVVIYDLFSELDWNQFRGLLAVIFCLVYFGLGRFAEKKLVKETQTMLLFYGTSLTFAILVIPFQFGLEWVSIGWLAEALILMIYGYSSKHKTLQQAGWVIYALCLFGFFIEAAGKRAGFEYFFDVKYTAITVGLLFVPVYYLLQQKKQPGFAAPFRSFRQIVEGLKYTALVNAWIYLLYESISLYQEQVPADFEQYRFYLLMMVAFITVGLAYALPKITLLYDRYVGYFGLVLHAIGCLIGLALTVSTPVLKAELAQNTFIEYLALVLLIGFNFLIFFTGRDMLLAYIRKQYKNVELYPTILSVYLLGILASFLYVQFRLGDVGVLISTIFLAVAIGYIFYGFKKQYVYIRRIGLGITLLSTGKLILYDLAFLTEGSKIIAYFCFGIALLAISYMYQKVSSRQEAQQHVSAE; encoded by the coding sequence ATGGACGAATTAAAAGGCAGGCTGAGGCAGGCAAAAGAAGCCCAGGCTCAGCTGGCAAATGAATTTAACGAGATTGTGAGAGAGTATGAAGCTCAGGACTTTATACAGGAAAATGAGCGTCTCCATCACGATAACAAAGCATATGAAAAGCAGGTCCATGAATTAAAAAAGAAAAATCGGGAAGTAACAGATGAAAACAGCAAGCTCCGGGTTGCTCTTCAGGAGCAAATGCTGGATGAAAAGCTCAGCATTCTTAAAATCTCCCGTGAAAAGCTCCATACATATTTCGGGAAAGGAACCAACTCCCGTGAAAACCGGCTGCAGGAGCTTGAGCAGCAGGTAAAACGAAATATTGACCAATTAAAGCTGCAGGCTTCCAAAAACCTGGGGGAGGATCAACACGAAATCCTGTCCGAACTTCAGCAGTTTTCAATGAAGGTAGAGGAGCGGATCAGGCAGCATAAAGAGCTCTTGAACCAAAAGGAAAAAGAGGCCGCACAAGGAATAGCGGCGCAATATGAAAAACTGGCAGCCGAAGAACTGACAGAAGACATGATGCAAAAACGAATGAAGCAAAATCAGGTGGAAATGAAAATCGGTTTGAGCTGGATTAACCGGATTGGGATTTTGCTGATTATTCTTGGAGTCGGTGCGGCATTCAGATATACGTATGCCACTTGGTTTAACGACTACTTCAAGGGAGCAACCTTTTTCCTTCTTGGCGGGCTTATGCTGGCAGGCGGGGAATGGCTTTACCGAAAACAGCAAAAAACGTTTGCCCTCGGTTTGATTGGCGGGGGAATTGCTGTTCTTTACGGATCAATCTTTTTCAGTTACTTCCTGCTGGATATTATTGGCACGACCGTCGCCCTTCTTCTATCCGTTCTCGTGACGGTATCAGCGGTTCTGCTTTCGCTCCGCTATCATTCGAGAACTGTATGTACATTTGGTCTTATCGGGGGATACATTCCGCTGTATTCCTTTATTATTGCGTTTGGGATGGAAGGAAATGCTGTTTATGCAGCAATGGGCTATGTGCTTTTACTGAATCTTTTTATCCTCTGGATTTCGTTTCAGAGGCAGTGGAATATTGTCCATTACATCAGCTTCTTACTGAATATGCCGACCATGATTCTGCTCATTATCCTCTCAGGTAATCCGCTTGCTGATCTGGGCTATTCGGTTTTCACGTTCCTTCTTTATCTTGGAGTCACACTCAGCTTTCCGTTTAAGCACAAGCTCTCGCTCAAAATACTGGATGTCATCCTGCTTGGATTTAACACCTTTATTAGCTGTGTTGTGATTTACGACCTTTTTAGTGAGCTGGACTGGAATCAGTTCCGGGGTCTTTTAGCGGTTATCTTCTGTCTCGTGTATTTCGGTCTCGGCCGTTTTGCCGAAAAGAAATTGGTCAAGGAAACGCAAACGATGCTGCTCTTCTACGGCACATCTCTTACGTTTGCTATTCTGGTCATTCCCTTCCAGTTCGGCTTGGAATGGGTATCCATCGGCTGGCTCGCTGAAGCGCTTATTCTCATGATTTACGGCTATTCATCCAAGCACAAAACCCTGCAGCAGGCAGGCTGGGTCATCTACGCATTGTGCCTGTTCGGATTCTTCATTGAAGCCGCAGGTAAAAGAGCGGGCTTTGAGTATTTCTTTGATGTGAAGTACACCGCTATTACAGTGGGCCTGCTTTTCGTTCCGGTCTATTACTTGCTGCAGCAAAAGAAGCAGCCTGGTTTTGCTGCCCCATTCCGTTCATTCAGACAGATCGTGGAGGGGCTGAAGTACACCGCATTGGTGAATGCATGGATTTATCTTCTTTATGAATCAATTAGTTTGTACCAGGAACAAGTTCCGGCTGATTTTGAGCAATACAGATTCTACTTGCTCATGATGGTGGCGTTTATCACGGTGGGTCTTGCCTATGCGCTTCCGAAAATCACTCTGCTGTATGACAGGTATGTCGGCTATTTCGGACTGGTTCTGCATGCAATCGGCTGTCTAATCGGGCTTGCTCTAACAGTAAGCACTCCGGTCCTGAAGGCGGAATTGGCGCAGAATACGTTCATTGAATATCTAGCTCTCGTGCTTTTAATTGGATTCAACTTTTTAATTTTCTTCACTGGAAGAGATATGCTGCTGGCCTATATCCGGAAGCAATACAAAAATGTAGAGCTTTATCCGACCATTCTATCTGTTTATTTGCTTGGAATTTTAGCGTCCTTCCTTTATGTGCAATTCCGTCTGGGAGACGTGGGGGTCCTGATCAGCACGATTTTCCTTGCCGTCGCAATCGGCTATATTTTCTACGGATTCAAAAAGCAGTACGTCTACATTCGCCGGATTGGCCTTGGCATTACACTGCTCTCTACGGGGAAACTGATTCTTTACGACCTTGCGTTTTTAACGGAGGGAAGCAAAATCATAGCGTATTTCTGCTTTGGAATAGCCCTGCTTGCCATCTCTTACATGTATCAAAAAGTATCAAGCCGGCAGGAGGCACAGCAGCATGTTTCGGCTGAATAA
- a CDS encoding GGDEF domain-containing protein — protein sequence MIRDLTTHTAILTSFLFIAGQIFRRYPTDLNMYTKALTGIVAGVLGSILMIVYSIPVGDYAQIDLRFFAIVLATWYGGAMASILTAIIVGSSGIFFFEWSAFSITSCLTMILISLFCIFLSRTRLSSLKKSIAMNVTAIVVVMFSFHLQMEDRDVLKQIYIAILAAGLPSGFFLSFVADYIKKSNIQFHNLKSISSKDFLTGINNVRRFDELMNANVKKARKTGKHLSILIIDIDHFKMVNDTYGHPAGDAVLKQLARILERNARNKEEVSRNGGEEFSVLLYDCSLEKAGKMAEAIRQAIESEDFILPDSTGIMLTSSIGVACYPENVNRPELLFETADRGLYAAKRSGRNRVGYAAEEAAERKTETGPCI from the coding sequence ATGATCCGAGACTTAACCACCCATACAGCGATTTTAACTTCCTTTTTATTTATTGCAGGACAGATTTTCAGGAGATACCCCACCGACTTAAATATGTACACAAAGGCTTTGACGGGGATTGTTGCAGGAGTTCTTGGTTCGATCCTGATGATTGTATATTCCATTCCTGTTGGAGATTACGCCCAGATCGATTTGCGGTTTTTCGCCATCGTATTAGCTACCTGGTATGGCGGGGCAATGGCTTCGATTCTTACTGCTATCATTGTTGGCAGCTCCGGAATTTTTTTCTTCGAGTGGAGCGCTTTTTCAATCACGTCCTGTCTCACAATGATTCTCATATCTTTATTCTGTATCTTCTTATCACGGACTAGACTTTCCTCTCTTAAGAAGTCTATAGCAATGAATGTAACAGCGATTGTGGTTGTTATGTTTTCCTTTCACCTTCAAATGGAAGACCGGGATGTATTAAAGCAAATTTATATCGCCATTTTAGCAGCAGGGCTCCCATCCGGATTTTTCCTATCATTCGTAGCTGACTATATTAAAAAATCCAACATTCAATTCCATAATCTTAAGAGCATTTCATCAAAAGACTTTTTAACAGGAATCAATAACGTACGGCGATTTGATGAATTGATGAATGCCAATGTAAAAAAAGCACGAAAAACCGGAAAACACCTTTCCATCCTGATTATCGATATAGACCATTTCAAAATGGTGAATGACACTTACGGCCATCCGGCAGGAGATGCGGTGCTAAAGCAACTGGCGAGGATTCTCGAACGAAACGCACGAAATAAAGAAGAGGTTTCACGGAATGGCGGAGAAGAATTCAGTGTTCTCTTATATGATTGTTCTTTAGAAAAAGCAGGAAAAATGGCAGAGGCCATCCGGCAAGCAATTGAATCAGAAGATTTTATTCTGCCAGACAGTACCGGCATTATGCTGACCTCATCAATTGGGGTCGCTTGTTATCCGGAAAACGTCAATCGTCCGGAGCTTCTCTTTGAAACGGCCGACCGCGGACTATATGCAGCAAAGAGGTCTGGAAGAAACCGAGTGGGCTATGCTGCTGAAGAAGCGGCGGAGCGAAAAACGGAGACAGGACCGTGCATCTAG
- the htpG gene encoding molecular chaperone HtpG, producing the protein MEKKQFQAESKRLLEMMINSIYSQKEIFLRELISNSSDAIDKIYYRALTDDTLTFNKEGYYIKVTADKESRTLKISDTGIGMTKEELENNLGIIAKSGSLAFKTENESKDGHDIIGQFGVGFYSAFMVADTVTVLTKPIGSEEAYLWKSDGADGYTIETAEKDSVGTEIVLTIKENTEDESYDEYLDEFRLKSIIKKYSDFIRYPIKMDSTESKLKEGSEDEYEEIFGEQIVNSMVPIWRKNKAELTNEDYENFYAEKRYGFDKPLKHVHISVDGAVRYNAILFIPEQTPYDYYSKEFEKGLELYSNGVLIMEKCSDLLPDYFSFVKGMVDSEDLSLNISREMLQHDRQLKLIAKNIKNKIKSQLQSMLKEDREKYEKFYASFGRQLKYGVYSDFGANKEDLQDLLMFHSSKEKKLVRLADYVSRMPEDQKYIYYASGENHERIEKLPQAELVADKGYEILYFTDEVDEFAIRMLMSYKEKEFKSISSGDLGIEDAESEKEAQTEDAENKELFGRMKELLAGKVKDVRVSKRLKSHPVCLTADGEISIEMEKILKAMPDNQNIQADKILEINPNHEVFRSLKDSFEKDEAKLALYTGLIYNQALLIEGLPIQDPVEFTNDICKIMV; encoded by the coding sequence ATGGAAAAGAAGCAATTCCAGGCAGAGTCCAAAAGACTGTTAGAAATGATGATTAACTCCATTTACTCTCAAAAAGAGATTTTCCTCCGCGAGCTGATTTCCAATTCCAGTGATGCGATTGACAAAATCTATTACAGAGCCCTTACAGACGATACATTAACGTTTAATAAAGAAGGCTACTACATAAAAGTAACGGCAGATAAGGAAAGCCGCACATTAAAGATCTCAGACACGGGAATCGGAATGACGAAGGAAGAGCTTGAGAACAACCTTGGGATTATCGCAAAGAGCGGTTCTCTTGCGTTTAAAACGGAAAATGAATCAAAAGACGGCCATGATATCATCGGACAGTTCGGTGTCGGCTTCTACTCAGCCTTCATGGTGGCAGACACGGTAACCGTTCTGACAAAGCCGATCGGCAGCGAGGAAGCCTATCTATGGAAGTCTGATGGGGCCGATGGGTATACAATTGAAACCGCGGAAAAGGATTCAGTAGGTACAGAGATTGTTCTGACCATCAAAGAAAACACAGAAGACGAGAGCTATGATGAGTATTTGGACGAGTTCCGCCTTAAGTCCATTATCAAAAAATACTCCGACTTTATCCGCTACCCGATCAAAATGGATTCGACGGAAAGCAAGCTGAAAGAGGGCAGCGAGGACGAGTATGAAGAGATTTTTGGAGAGCAGATTGTCAACAGCATGGTGCCGATCTGGAGGAAGAACAAAGCAGAGCTGACAAACGAAGATTACGAGAACTTCTATGCAGAGAAACGCTACGGATTCGATAAGCCTCTCAAACATGTTCACATCAGCGTTGACGGAGCTGTAAGATACAATGCCATTCTCTTCATTCCGGAGCAAACACCTTACGACTACTATTCAAAGGAATTTGAAAAGGGTCTTGAGCTATATTCCAACGGCGTCCTGATTATGGAAAAATGCTCGGATCTTCTGCCCGACTACTTCAGTTTCGTTAAAGGGATGGTCGATTCAGAGGACCTGTCTCTTAATATTTCGCGTGAAATGCTCCAGCATGACCGTCAGCTTAAGCTGATTGCGAAAAACATTAAAAATAAAATTAAGAGCCAGCTTCAAAGCATGCTGAAGGAAGACCGCGAGAAGTACGAGAAATTTTACGCTTCATTCGGCAGACAGCTGAAATATGGCGTATACAGTGACTTTGGAGCGAACAAGGAAGATCTTCAAGACCTGCTTATGTTCCATTCCTCCAAGGAGAAGAAGCTTGTCAGGCTTGCTGACTATGTATCCAGAATGCCTGAGGATCAAAAGTACATCTACTACGCTTCCGGTGAAAACCACGAGCGCATTGAAAAGCTTCCTCAAGCGGAACTGGTGGCGGATAAAGGCTACGAAATTCTTTACTTCACAGACGAAGTGGACGAATTCGCGATCCGCATGCTGATGTCCTATAAAGAGAAGGAATTCAAATCCATCTCAAGCGGCGATCTTGGAATTGAAGATGCAGAATCAGAAAAAGAAGCCCAAACAGAAGACGCGGAAAACAAAGAATTGTTCGGCCGCATGAAAGAGCTTCTTGCAGGCAAGGTAAAGGATGTACGCGTGTCCAAGCGTCTGAAGTCCCACCCGGTATGCTTGACAGCTGATGGGGAGATCTCCATCGAAATGGAAAAAATCCTAAAAGCGATGCCGGATAACCAGAATATCCAGGCGGACAAAATCCTTGAAATCAACCCGAATCACGAGGTCTTCCGTTCACTGAAAGACTCTTTCGAAAAGGATGAAGCAAAGCTTGCTTTATATACTGGCTTGATTTACAACCAGGCCCTTCTCATTGAAGGCCTGCCGATTCAGGATCCGGTTGAGTTTACGAACGACATTTGCAAAATTATGGTGTGA